A genomic stretch from Barnesiella intestinihominis YIT 11860 includes:
- a CDS encoding TolC family protein produces MKRIIIGLLLLTGLSGCHIYRTYERPELSGVDSLYRVPAMTEDTMSLADFSWKELFTDTVLQQLIEKGIANNTDLNIARLKVREAEALLTSSKLAYLPSVSLTPQGTIKSIEGNSPTKTYNLAASADWELDIFGRLTNAKREAKAVLEQSQAYKQAVQTQLIATIANSYYTLLMLDKQLDISRRTAEIWAENLRVMKALKKAGQTTEMAVAQIEASKLSVDASLLSLEQQITEVENSLSSLLGVVPQRIDRSTLDMQSFPDTLSVGVPLQLLQRRPDVRQSEAALAEAFYTTNRAYSAFYPAITLSGSAGWTNAAGAIISNPGEWLFSAVGALVQPLFNRGQNIANLKVAKARQEEALLTFRQTLLNAGTEVNDALLQWQVARRRLDLDRQQIISLQSAVRSSELLMRHSSQNYLEVLTARQTLLDAELSAVSDRFEEIQGVINLYHALGGGY; encoded by the coding sequence ATGAAAAGGATAATTATAGGTTTGTTATTATTGACCGGATTGAGCGGTTGCCACATATATAGGACGTATGAACGTCCTGAATTATCGGGAGTCGATAGTCTGTATCGAGTTCCGGCAATGACAGAAGATACGATGTCGCTTGCTGATTTTTCGTGGAAAGAACTTTTTACCGATACGGTTTTACAACAGCTTATCGAAAAAGGAATAGCAAATAATACCGATTTGAATATAGCTCGGTTGAAAGTGCGTGAAGCAGAAGCTTTGTTGACCTCTTCTAAGTTGGCGTATTTGCCTTCCGTTTCTCTTACTCCGCAGGGAACAATCAAGAGTATAGAAGGAAATAGTCCGACTAAGACGTATAATTTGGCTGCATCGGCCGATTGGGAATTAGATATATTCGGACGTCTCACTAATGCCAAACGAGAGGCAAAGGCTGTGTTAGAGCAAAGTCAAGCATATAAGCAAGCCGTCCAGACTCAGTTGATCGCTACGATCGCAAATAGTTATTATACACTGTTGATGTTGGATAAGCAACTCGATATTAGTAGACGAACGGCCGAGATATGGGCAGAGAATTTACGCGTTATGAAGGCTTTAAAGAAAGCGGGGCAAACTACTGAAATGGCTGTTGCTCAAATCGAAGCAAGTAAATTGTCGGTCGATGCTTCTTTATTATCATTAGAACAGCAAATTACCGAGGTGGAAAATTCTTTATCGTCTTTATTGGGAGTAGTTCCTCAGAGGATAGATCGTTCGACATTGGATATGCAGTCTTTTCCCGATACTTTATCGGTAGGAGTACCTTTGCAGTTGTTGCAGAGGCGTCCAGACGTACGCCAAAGCGAAGCTGCATTAGCCGAAGCTTTTTATACGACAAATCGGGCTTATTCGGCTTTTTATCCTGCCATTACGCTAAGTGGTTCGGCGGGGTGGACGAATGCAGCCGGAGCTATTATTTCTAATCCGGGGGAATGGTTGTTTTCTGCGGTGGGGGCATTGGTACAACCGCTTTTCAACAGAGGACAGAATATAGCTAATTTGAAAGTTGCAAAAGCTCGACAAGAGGAGGCTTTACTCACTTTCCGCCAGACACTCCTTAATGCTGGAACAGAAGTAAATGATGCTTTGTTACAATGGCAAGTTGCACGCCGACGATTGGATTTGGATCGACAGCAAATTATCTCGCTTCAATCGGCAGTCAGGAGTTCCGAACTACTGATGCGTCATAGTTCACAGAACTATTTAGAAGTACTTACCGCACGCCAGACTCTTTTGGATGCCGAGTTATCGGCCGTATCCGATCGTTTTGAAGAGATACAGGGAGTTATTAATCTTTATCATGCGTTAGGCGGAGGATATTAG
- a CDS encoding efflux RND transporter permease subunit, producing MKIKVFIDRPILAGVISVVILIIGLIGLSQLPIEQFPEIAPPTVSVSASYTGANAETVQKSVVVPLEEALNGVENMMYMVSSSTNTGSARITIYFRQGTDPDMAMVNVQNRIASAQGLLPAEVTRSGITVRKRQTSNIKALALYSPDNSFDESFLNNYLKINIEPRLSRIAGVGEVNVMGADYSLRIWLDPGKMAKYGLVPTDITTVLDEQNLEAPTGTLGAESENTFQYVLKYRGRYEDEKDYENLVIKSLASGEVLRLKDVARIELGSRTYTYIGEVNGHPGSNCMIAQTSGSNANEIIEEVDKVVAEISKSLPKGMELVDLMSSKDFLDASIKNVIKTLVEAILLVIFVVYVFLQSMRSTLIPSISIIVSLIGTFAFLYAAGFSLNMLTLFALVLVIGTVVDDAIVVVEAVQAKFDEGYKSSYLATVDAMGGITSALITTTFVFMAVFIPVCFIGGTTGTFYTQFGLTMAVAVAISMVNALTLSPALCALIMTPHVIGKGGKMSFSSRFHMAFDTAFHRIVMKYKTGVFFMFKHKWLAGVLLVIAGAGLFILMKTTKTGLVPQEDMGTIFVDVRTSPGTNLEQTKVVMDEIDRRIKDIPQVRIFSKVTGNGMISGQGASNGMFIIRLKPWDERTGDEDEINAVINEIYKRTDDISSAQIMAFAQPMIPGYGVSSGFEIYVQDQKGGTIEDLLKYTRQMIDALNARPEIARATTSFDTKFPQYLVEVDAARCKRNGVSPSEVLNVLSGYIGGNYASNMNRFSKLYRVMVQASPEFRLDTEALNNMFVRNSDGEMSPVSQYLTLTRVYGAETLSRFNLFSAISVNGTPAAGYSSGQAIQAVREVAEETLPEGYGFEFGGMSREEASSGSTTTLVFVICVVFIYLILCALYESLFIPIAVILSVPFGLAGSFLFAKMFGLENNIYLQTGLIMLIGLLAKTAILLTEYASERRRHGMTITQAAISAAQVRLRPILMTSLTMIFGMLPMMFSSGVGANGNISIGVGTVGGMLIGTIALLFIVPVLFIVFQTLQERLMPERKLPKIEENK from the coding sequence ATGAAAATAAAAGTATTTATAGATCGCCCCATATTGGCGGGCGTTATATCCGTCGTGATACTCATTATTGGATTGATAGGTCTTTCCCAGTTGCCCATAGAACAATTCCCGGAGATAGCTCCTCCTACGGTTAGTGTTTCGGCCAGTTACACGGGGGCTAATGCCGAAACTGTGCAAAAGAGTGTGGTCGTACCTTTGGAAGAAGCTCTCAACGGAGTGGAGAATATGATGTACATGGTTTCATCATCTACGAATACTGGCTCTGCGAGAATTACAATCTATTTTCGTCAGGGTACAGATCCCGATATGGCGATGGTCAATGTACAAAATCGTATAGCTAGTGCCCAGGGGCTTTTGCCTGCCGAGGTTACGCGGAGTGGAATTACGGTTCGTAAACGACAGACGAGCAATATTAAAGCATTGGCTCTTTATAGTCCAGATAATTCATTCGATGAAAGTTTCTTGAACAACTATTTGAAAATAAATATTGAGCCCCGTCTTTCTCGTATAGCTGGCGTCGGCGAGGTGAATGTGATGGGAGCCGATTATTCATTGCGTATTTGGCTCGATCCGGGTAAGATGGCAAAATACGGGTTGGTTCCGACAGATATAACGACGGTTCTCGATGAACAAAATTTGGAGGCTCCTACCGGTACTTTGGGTGCGGAGTCGGAAAATACGTTTCAATATGTATTGAAATACCGAGGGCGTTATGAAGATGAGAAAGATTATGAAAATTTGGTAATCAAGTCTCTTGCCAGTGGAGAAGTGTTAAGATTGAAAGATGTTGCTCGGATAGAGCTGGGTTCCCGTACTTACACTTATATTGGAGAGGTGAATGGACATCCCGGCTCTAACTGCATGATTGCGCAAACTTCCGGTTCGAATGCGAATGAGATTATCGAGGAGGTAGACAAAGTCGTAGCCGAAATTTCAAAATCTTTGCCTAAGGGTATGGAGTTGGTAGATTTGATGAGTTCCAAAGACTTTCTCGATGCTTCTATCAAGAACGTGATAAAAACATTGGTCGAAGCTATCCTTTTGGTGATATTTGTTGTGTATGTATTTTTGCAAAGTATGCGTTCGACGCTCATACCTTCTATTTCTATCATTGTCTCTCTGATAGGTACGTTTGCTTTCCTTTATGCGGCTGGTTTTAGTCTGAACATGTTGACTTTGTTCGCACTGGTGTTGGTAATCGGGACGGTGGTCGACGATGCGATAGTTGTGGTCGAGGCTGTACAGGCTAAATTCGATGAGGGATATAAATCTTCCTATTTGGCAACCGTCGATGCAATGGGTGGTATAACGTCTGCATTGATTACGACCACTTTTGTTTTCATGGCAGTGTTTATACCTGTTTGTTTCATTGGTGGTACGACCGGAACGTTTTATACGCAGTTCGGTCTCACTATGGCAGTGGCGGTAGCGATTTCGATGGTCAATGCGTTGACTTTAAGTCCGGCATTGTGCGCTTTGATTATGACCCCTCACGTGATTGGGAAAGGAGGCAAAATGAGTTTTTCTTCTCGTTTCCATATGGCATTTGATACGGCATTTCATCGTATCGTGATGAAATATAAAACAGGCGTGTTTTTTATGTTTAAACATAAATGGTTGGCTGGTGTATTGTTGGTAATTGCTGGCGCCGGATTGTTTATTTTGATGAAAACGACGAAAACCGGACTTGTGCCGCAGGAGGATATGGGAACTATTTTTGTAGATGTACGTACTTCTCCCGGAACGAATTTGGAGCAAACTAAGGTTGTAATGGACGAAATCGACAGGCGTATCAAGGATATTCCTCAGGTTCGTATATTCTCTAAGGTGACAGGTAATGGTATGATTAGCGGTCAAGGGGCATCGAACGGTATGTTTATCATTCGTTTGAAACCCTGGGACGAACGGACGGGTGATGAAGATGAAATAAATGCCGTTATCAATGAAATATATAAACGTACAGACGATATATCTTCGGCACAGATTATGGCTTTTGCACAACCGATGATTCCCGGCTATGGCGTGAGCAGTGGATTTGAAATTTATGTACAGGATCAAAAGGGAGGTACGATTGAGGATTTGTTGAAATATACGCGTCAGATGATCGACGCTTTGAATGCCAGACCCGAAATTGCGCGTGCCACGACTTCGTTCGATACCAAGTTCCCTCAATATTTGGTCGAGGTAGATGCTGCCCGATGCAAACGTAACGGAGTATCGCCGTCGGAAGTGCTGAATGTTTTGTCGGGATATATAGGAGGAAACTATGCATCGAATATGAACCGTTTTTCGAAATTATATCGAGTGATGGTGCAGGCTTCACCGGAATTTCGGTTAGATACGGAAGCATTAAATAATATGTTTGTCCGTAATTCAGATGGTGAAATGTCCCCGGTTAGTCAATATTTGACACTGACTCGTGTGTATGGGGCTGAAACGCTGTCTCGTTTTAATCTTTTTTCGGCTATTAGTGTTAACGGCACACCTGCGGCAGGGTACAGCTCGGGACAAGCTATTCAGGCAGTTCGAGAGGTCGCGGAAGAGACACTTCCCGAAGGCTACGGATTCGAGTTCGGAGGAATGTCTAGGGAAGAGGCATCGTCGGGTAGTACCACTACGTTGGTATTTGTGATATGTGTTGTATTTATCTATTTGATTTTGTGTGCTTTATATGAAAGTCTTTTCATTCCCATCGCGGTAATTCTTTCCGTTCCTTTTGGTTTGGCCGGAAGTTTCTTGTTTGCTAAAATGTTTGGCTTGGAAAATAACATCTACTTGCAAACCGGACTAATCATGTTGATAGGATTGTTGGCGAAAACGGCGATTTTGTTGACAGAATATGCTTCGGAACGTCGTCGGCATGGTATGACAATTACCCAAGCGGCAATCTCGGCAGCTCAGGTTCGGTTACGTCCGATCCTTATGACTTCGCTTACCATGATATTCGGTATGTTACCTATGATGTTTTCGTCGGGTGTAGGAGCTAACGGGAATATTTCTATCGGTGTAGGAACTGTCGGTGGTATGTTAATCGGTACGATAGCTTTATTGTTTATTGTTCCTGTGTTGTTTATCGTATTCCAGACTTTACAAGAAAGATTAATGCCGGAACGTAAGTTACCCAAAATTGAAGAAAATAAATAA
- a CDS encoding efflux RND transporter periplasmic adaptor subunit yields MKQFIIAMAVLSMLSACKESQRREGTAMYKTITVEPTNRTLKSGYTATLRGRQFVEVRPQVSGIITEIKINEGDAVHKGQTLFIIDQVPYKAALETAVANVKSAEAKLATARLSAESKAELFKEQVVSEFDLQTAKNELAEAEAALAQAKAQETNARNDLSYTEVKSPVDGVASMIPYRVGALVSSTISEPLVSVSDDQEVYAYFSMSENQILDLLQQYGSLQKAMSQMPDVELTLSNGKAYVQQGKIDAISGTVDESTGAISLRASFSNPDGLLRNGGSGTVLIPTVRKNCIVIPQTATYELQNRVFVYKVVEGKAKSAPVEVFKLNNGTEYIVESGLNSGDVIIAEGAGLVREGTIIESQTTQE; encoded by the coding sequence ATGAAACAATTTATTATTGCTATGGCTGTATTGTCTATGCTCTCGGCATGTAAAGAATCCCAACGAAGAGAAGGCACAGCAATGTACAAAACAATTACCGTAGAACCGACAAATAGGACTTTAAAGTCGGGATATACGGCGACACTGCGTGGACGCCAATTTGTAGAAGTACGTCCGCAAGTAAGCGGAATTATTACCGAAATAAAGATAAACGAAGGTGATGCCGTTCATAAGGGACAAACACTTTTTATCATAGATCAAGTGCCTTATAAAGCAGCTCTTGAAACTGCTGTGGCTAATGTGAAAAGTGCCGAAGCCAAGTTGGCTACGGCTCGACTTTCTGCTGAAAGCAAGGCCGAACTTTTTAAAGAACAGGTCGTTTCTGAATTTGATCTTCAAACGGCAAAAAATGAATTAGCCGAAGCAGAAGCGGCTTTGGCCCAAGCGAAAGCACAAGAAACAAATGCTCGTAACGATCTTTCATATACAGAGGTTAAAAGTCCGGTAGACGGTGTTGCTAGTATGATTCCTTATCGGGTGGGGGCTTTGGTGAGTAGTACTATTTCCGAACCTTTGGTATCGGTGTCTGACGATCAAGAAGTGTATGCCTATTTTTCCATGTCGGAGAATCAAATTCTCGACTTGCTTCAACAATATGGTTCTCTGCAAAAGGCGATGTCGCAAATGCCTGACGTAGAACTTACATTGAGCAATGGTAAGGCTTATGTACAACAGGGTAAGATTGATGCCATTAGTGGAACCGTCGATGAAAGTACCGGAGCAATCAGTTTGCGAGCCTCTTTCTCGAATCCTGACGGATTGTTACGTAACGGTGGAAGCGGGACGGTTCTTATTCCTACGGTAAGAAAAAATTGTATCGTTATTCCTCAGACGGCCACTTATGAGTTACAAAATCGGGTATTCGTTTACAAAGTTGTTGAAGGAAAGGCGAAATCTGCTCCGGTCGAGGTATTTAAATTGAATAACGGTACAGAGTATATCGTAGAATCGGGTCTTAATTCGGGAGATGTCATTATTGCCGAAGGAGCCGGATTAGTACGAGAGGGAACGATAATAGAAAGTCAGACGACCCAAGAATAA
- a CDS encoding sensor histidine kinase: protein MRQTRISTYIDLLFCLVILPVIIMLAPVEKWIIHHTYFMLTLIVYLYALYFTYRKANIPSLFLRHKFGQVFFLIAALLIITWGLSQIPIPKDKFSTSSLDLGIRQHMRTQTVWFFFLIVTGFSLAIELTFELFRQILSKQEIEAEKNKAELALYKAQINPHFLFNTLNALYGLVLTKSDKTESAFIQFSNILKYMYAQTTSETIPVCNEIDYIRQYVDLQALRLNKHTHISFKTQTDDDQAPIPPMILITFVENAFKYGTSSDIDCTVLIRIIVKNGQLLFETENTVMKEKKEKTPAIGIENCRKRLELLYPGRFNLTTVQENRQYKIRLTIRLQ, encoded by the coding sequence ATGAGGCAGACTCGTATCAGTACATACATAGATTTACTTTTTTGTTTGGTTATACTACCAGTGATTATCATGTTAGCTCCTGTGGAAAAATGGATCATACACCACACCTATTTCATGTTAACATTGATCGTTTACTTATATGCCCTTTATTTTACTTACCGCAAAGCCAACATACCCTCACTTTTTTTAAGACATAAATTCGGACAAGTTTTTTTTCTTATAGCGGCTCTATTGATAATCACATGGGGACTCAGCCAGATACCTATTCCAAAAGACAAGTTTTCCACTTCTTCTCTGGACTTGGGTATACGACAGCACATGCGAACACAAACCGTATGGTTTTTCTTTCTCATCGTCACCGGATTCAGTCTCGCCATAGAACTGACATTCGAACTATTTCGCCAAATTCTGTCCAAACAAGAAATCGAAGCAGAAAAGAATAAAGCGGAATTGGCTCTTTACAAGGCACAAATCAATCCTCATTTTCTATTCAATACACTCAATGCATTATATGGTTTGGTATTGACCAAATCCGATAAAACAGAATCGGCATTCATTCAATTCTCCAACATTCTCAAATATATGTATGCACAAACTACATCAGAAACCATTCCCGTTTGTAACGAGATAGATTATATTCGCCAATATGTCGATTTACAAGCTCTCAGACTAAATAAACATACCCACATTTCTTTCAAAACGCAAACCGACGATGACCAAGCTCCAATTCCTCCTATGATTCTTATTACATTCGTGGAAAACGCTTTTAAATACGGTACATCTTCCGATATAGATTGCACTGTACTCATCAGAATTATAGTGAAAAACGGACAACTCCTTTTCGAAACAGAAAATACGGTCATGAAAGAAAAAAAGGAAAAGACCCCTGCTATCGGCATCGAAAATTGCCGCAAGCGATTAGAATTGCTCTATCCGGGTCGCTTTAATTTAACGACTGTCCAAGAAAACCGACAATATAAAATCAGACTAACTATTCGACTACAATGA
- a CDS encoding LytR/AlgR family response regulator transcription factor produces MKKFSCIAIDDEPLALLVITQFCERFGNLDLSTFSEPRIGLEEIKRHKPDLVFLDIEMNSINGLDIAHALPRECCFIFTTAHAQYALNGFDLDAVDFLHKPFAYERFKKAVEKAIRRIETEKVPENIVIKQEYANVTIPINDILYIEAMENYTKIFRENGGYILSRTNMKTIQEILPEENFLRIHRSYIVPIEKIEMFSKKKIKLIGKEIFLPIGRLYANHIYDTLISQNSGHIFPNP; encoded by the coding sequence ATGAAAAAATTTTCTTGTATAGCTATTGACGACGAGCCCCTTGCTTTACTTGTCATCACTCAATTTTGTGAGCGGTTTGGAAATTTGGATCTTTCGACATTCAGCGAACCTCGTATTGGGTTGGAAGAGATCAAACGACACAAACCCGATTTGGTTTTCCTCGATATAGAAATGAATAGTATCAACGGACTGGATATCGCTCACGCTCTACCCAGAGAGTGTTGCTTTATATTCACCACTGCACATGCTCAATACGCACTCAACGGATTCGACCTCGATGCCGTAGATTTCCTACACAAACCGTTTGCTTACGAAAGATTTAAAAAAGCTGTCGAGAAAGCCATTCGCAGAATAGAGACAGAAAAAGTCCCCGAGAATATCGTTATCAAACAAGAATATGCTAACGTAACAATTCCCATTAATGACATTCTATATATCGAAGCGATGGAAAACTATACTAAAATTTTCCGGGAAAACGGAGGATACATACTGTCCCGAACGAACATGAAAACGATTCAAGAAATTTTGCCCGAAGAAAATTTTCTCCGCATTCACCGTTCATATATCGTACCTATCGAAAAAATCGAAATGTTTTCCAAGAAAAAAATAAAACTTATCGGGAAAGAAATATTTCTCCCCATAGGAAGACTTTACGCTAATCACATATATGACACACTTATCTCCCAAAATTCCGGGCATATTTTTCCAAACCCATAA
- a CDS encoding alpha-L-fucosidase: protein MKNTCVFLTICALFAGCQSNKKQYYEKHLVFPEGSTIEQKVEMAAHLTPTPQQLAWQQLELTAFLHFGINTLTNREWGDGKEDPKLFNPTQLDAEQWVKTLKDAGFKMAILTAKHHDGFCLWPTATTSHSVASSPWKDGKGDVVKEMKEACDKYGLKFGVYLSPWDRNASCYGNSPEYNKFFIEQLTELLSNYGEIHEVWFDGACGEGPNGKKQEYDWDQFYKTIQKLQPNAVMAIMGDDVRWVGNEKGYGRETEWSATALVPGIYSRSDSINTVLGLKNKSEDLGSRALLEQATELFWYPSEVDVSIRPGWFYHREEDDKVKSLSTLVDIYFKSVGYNSVLLLNIPPDTRGLIHENDAKRLQELAQYISHTFATDYGKTSHEKITGKEGDSFEINITATTPVNTLLLQEDIQNGQRIEAFTVEASINGVWEKISEGTTIGYKRLVRFDDVIADKLRVTINRTRADFSILRTGIFYANPIIEKSEEAQNSVFTPQECLIGDKEAVEAIDKKIETAIYSDGLSPILIDLGKIRSIKGFCYTPVQEGNTDGTIFHYNLYQSNDGKEWKGIILNGEFSNIKNNPIPQFVTFGKVLETRYLKLEPIEEINGNQKTSIAEFSVVIP from the coding sequence ATGAAAAATACATGTGTTTTTCTCACTATTTGTGCTCTATTCGCAGGTTGTCAGTCAAACAAAAAACAATATTACGAAAAACATCTCGTTTTTCCCGAAGGCTCGACAATCGAACAAAAAGTCGAAATGGCAGCACACCTGACACCTACACCTCAACAACTAGCATGGCAACAGTTGGAACTGACCGCATTTCTACACTTCGGTATAAACACCTTGACCAATCGGGAATGGGGAGACGGGAAGGAAGATCCCAAACTTTTTAACCCCACTCAGTTAGATGCCGAACAATGGGTAAAAACGCTGAAAGATGCCGGATTTAAAATGGCGATTCTCACAGCCAAACATCACGACGGTTTTTGTTTATGGCCCACTGCTACAACCAGTCACTCGGTCGCTTCATCACCCTGGAAAGATGGAAAAGGCGATGTAGTCAAAGAGATGAAAGAGGCTTGCGACAAATATGGTCTCAAATTCGGTGTTTACCTATCTCCGTGGGACAGAAATGCATCTTGCTATGGAAACTCGCCCGAATACAATAAATTTTTCATCGAACAACTTACCGAGTTGCTCTCAAACTACGGAGAGATACACGAAGTTTGGTTCGACGGTGCTTGCGGTGAAGGTCCTAATGGTAAAAAACAAGAATATGACTGGGATCAGTTCTATAAAACCATACAAAAGTTACAACCCAACGCTGTCATGGCTATCATGGGAGACGACGTAAGATGGGTAGGAAACGAAAAAGGATATGGGCGGGAAACCGAATGGAGCGCAACGGCTCTTGTTCCCGGTATATATTCCCGTTCAGACAGTATTAACACCGTATTAGGTTTAAAAAACAAATCGGAAGACCTCGGCAGTCGAGCCCTTTTAGAACAAGCGACCGAATTATTTTGGTACCCGTCGGAAGTCGATGTATCGATTCGTCCGGGCTGGTTCTATCATCGGGAAGAAGACGATAAGGTAAAATCGCTTTCTACATTGGTGGACATCTATTTCAAATCGGTAGGATACAATTCTGTTTTACTGCTCAATATTCCTCCCGACACAAGGGGGTTGATTCATGAAAACGACGCCAAACGGCTGCAAGAACTGGCTCAATATATAAGCCATACATTTGCAACCGATTATGGAAAAACTTCTCACGAAAAAATTACCGGGAAAGAGGGCGATTCCTTCGAGATAAATATAACGGCTACGACTCCCGTGAATACACTCTTACTGCAAGAGGATATACAGAACGGACAACGAATTGAAGCATTTACCGTAGAGGCTTCGATAAACGGAGTATGGGAAAAAATCTCCGAAGGCACAACAATAGGATATAAACGACTGGTGAGATTCGACGATGTTATCGCCGACAAATTAAGAGTGACTATTAATCGGACAAGAGCCGATTTCTCCATATTACGAACCGGAATATTCTATGCAAACCCTATTATAGAAAAATCAGAAGAAGCACAAAATTCGGTTTTCACTCCCCAAGAGTGTCTTATCGGAGATAAAGAAGCAGTAGAAGCTATTGACAAAAAAATCGAGACTGCTATTTACAGCGACGGTCTTTCTCCTATCCTCATCGATCTCGGAAAAATACGAAGCATAAAAGGGTTCTGTTACACACCGGTACAAGAAGGGAATACCGATGGGACTATTTTCCACTATAATTTGTATCAAAGTAACGACGGAAAAGAATGGAAAGGCATTATACTTAACGGTGAATTCAGCAACATAAAGAACAATCCTATTCCTCAATTCGTCACATTCGGGAAAGTCTTGGAAACAAGATACTTGAAATTAGAACCCATCGAAGAGATAAACGGAAACCAAAAGACCTCTATCGCTGAGTTTAGTGTGGTAATACCGTAA
- a CDS encoding Cof-type HAD-IIB family hydrolase: protein MIKALFFDIDGTLVSFHTHRIPRSTVESLEKAKKKGLKIFISTGRPLTYINNLDDIKSLIDGYITTNGAYILVGDKVIACHTIPKEDVCAMMKFSDERKFPCILVGESAALVYNTTREIEEFFHRLLDLNNISGNISLSALLQQRIIQMTPIITAEEEAEIMPCLPSCESSRWYPAFADVTAKGVDKGKGVKSVAKYCGFSISEVMAFGDGGNDTNMLKVAGIGVAMGNAGNSLKKVADYVTTSVDDDGIKRALEYFHVI from the coding sequence ATGATTAAAGCCCTGTTTTTCGATATTGACGGTACGCTTGTGAGTTTTCATACTCATCGTATTCCTCGTTCTACGGTAGAATCGTTGGAGAAAGCTAAAAAGAAAGGATTGAAAATCTTTATCTCTACGGGACGACCTTTGACTTATATCAATAATCTCGATGATATCAAAAGCCTTATTGATGGATATATTACTACGAATGGTGCTTATATATTGGTCGGAGATAAGGTAATCGCTTGCCATACAATTCCCAAAGAAGATGTTTGTGCAATGATGAAATTTTCCGATGAGCGGAAATTCCCGTGTATATTGGTGGGAGAATCGGCAGCTCTGGTCTATAACACGACTCGAGAAATCGAAGAATTTTTCCATCGGTTGCTCGATTTGAACAATATCTCCGGTAATATCTCTTTGAGTGCTCTTTTGCAACAACGCATTATACAGATGACACCGATTATTACAGCCGAGGAAGAGGCAGAGATTATGCCTTGTTTACCTTCTTGTGAGTCCAGTCGGTGGTATCCTGCTTTTGCCGATGTAACCGCTAAGGGAGTAGATAAAGGAAAGGGGGTGAAATCGGTTGCGAAATATTGTGGTTTTTCCATAAGTGAAGTAATGGCATTTGGCGATGGAGGAAACGATACCAATATGTTGAAAGTCGCGGGTATTGGTGTCGCTATGGGTAATGCCGGAAATTCGCTAAAAAAGGTAGCCGATTATGTGACAACTTCTGTCGACGACGATGGTATAAAACGAGCTTTGGAGTATTTTCATGTAATATAA
- a CDS encoding response regulator transcription factor, producing MKPVLKVVIAEPSLIIRKGLLTVLKKLSTLNIEAAEVADMQQLPALLSWRRPDILIIDPGLAGISSIIQFKKSLEGLSLKCIALQHSLADASVLKMYDGVISVYDSAEQIKETFESMVQTSSEKEERQEPLTEREKEIIIGVVKGMTNKQIAEKLCLSAHTVITHRRNIAGKLQIHSPAGLTIYAIVNKFVDINDIKDSIYSREE from the coding sequence ATGAAGCCTGTATTAAAAGTCGTCATAGCAGAACCTTCATTGATTATCCGTAAGGGATTATTGACTGTGTTGAAAAAACTGTCGACTCTCAATATCGAAGCGGCCGAAGTTGCCGATATGCAGCAGCTCCCAGCATTATTGTCGTGGCGTAGGCCAGATATATTGATTATAGATCCGGGATTGGCAGGTATATCGTCTATTATACAATTTAAGAAGAGCCTTGAAGGTCTCTCATTGAAATGCATTGCTTTACAGCATTCTTTGGCAGATGCTTCGGTTTTAAAAATGTATGATGGAGTCATCTCGGTGTACGATTCGGCAGAGCAGATTAAGGAAACGTTTGAATCGATGGTGCAGACTTCTTCTGAAAAAGAAGAACGACAAGAACCGCTCACCGAGAGAGAAAAAGAGATTATTATAGGCGTTGTGAAAGGAATGACCAATAAGCAGATCGCTGAAAAATTGTGTTTGTCTGCCCATACAGTCATAACCCATAGGAGAAACATCGCAGGGAAATTGCAAATACATAGTCCGGCTGGATTGACGATTTATGCCATAGTGAATAAATTTGTGGATATCAATGATATAAAAGATTCTATTTATAGCCGTGAGGAGTGA